Below is a window of Variovorax sp. TBS-050B DNA.
GAAGAACGGCGAGATCGTTCTCAACATCAGCTTCGACGCGACCAGTTCGCTCAAGCTCGGCAACGACTTCATCGAGTTCAAGGCCCGCTTCGCGGGCACCGCGCGCGAGATCGTGGTGCCGGTCGGGCGCGTGATCGCCATCTATGCGCGCGAGAACGGGCAGGGCATGGCCTTCCCGTTGCCGGTGCCGGCGCAGGGGGGCGACGACGGGACCGCGTCGGCCACGCCGCAGGCACGCACGCCGCTGCGCGACGCATCGCGCGGCAGCGAGGGCGACGCCGGCAAGATCGTCCATCTCGTGAGCGGCGAGGAGCCCGACGAGACGGTGGGCTCGGGCGAGAACGGTCCCCCCGACGAGCCGCCGCGCCCGCCGGCCGGCGGCGGCAGCCGGCCGTCGCTCAAGCGCGTGAAGTAGCCGCAGGCGGGCAACCAAACCACGCGCCGTAGGCGGCGTGGCCCGGCAGGGGCCGCCGGTTCGCCTCGTAGAATCAGCAGGAATCCGTGCCGCTTTAGCTCAGCTGGTAGAGCACCCGCCTTGTAAGCGGAAGGTCGTCCGTTCGATTCGGACAAGCGGCACCACTTCTCCTCCCTCGCTCCCTCATCGTCGCCCGACGCCGCCGAGCCACGCGGCTGCAGCCGCCATTCACGAATCGTTCGATCGGACGCCCTCGTCCGTGAAGCTCGCGGCGACATTTCCCCCCCCTTCTCCCGATTGCGCTGCATTTCGCCGCGCGCACGCAAATCGCGCAATGGCGCGTGGGACGTGGCGGATGCTTCGAGGCTTTTCTTGATAACGAGAAGCAACGCCGCGCTCGAATATTAAAGAACGATAAAAAACCACGCCAATATTTTTGGCTCGCCGTGCGTCGATGAATGCCATTGCGCTATGGAATCTATCTTGGAATATAAAAGTTCCAATTGGGCGGCAATAGTTTTCAAGCGGCTATCCCGGGAAGCAGGCGAATTCGCGCCGAATGCATTCTTTCTCACTCAATTCTGCATCTGCCAGATCCCGCCGCGCGCCCATCGCTCGCCGCCCCGCAGAGCACCGGCCACTCTGCGCCAGCAGCTTTGCGAACAGAAAATCCCTCCAATTTTATTGTTGACGACTATTAACTCGGTTCAGCGGTAAATTGATTTTTCGAGTTGCTTGGAATCGACAAGCATTCGGGATTTCACCAGGCCAAGCCGAAGGTCGCGCCCCGAAGTCTCGGTCAGTCGAGTTGAAAAAAGGAAGTCGAAAAACGAGGCCAGCACCCGGCGAGCGCTTCTTGGCAATTGATGTTCGGAGGAAATCAATTCGACGGCCGGGCTGAATAAAAAGAGGTGATCCATGTCCATCAGGTCGACAAATAGTTGGAGAAGCAGGCGCAGCAATGCGGGTCGCTTTTGCACGGCGATTTTTCCGGCGGTCGTCCTCGCCGGCTGCGCCGTGCAGCCCGAACCGTTTGCGCAGGACGAGCACCGCGCCCGTTCCGTCGATCTGCTCCAGCGCGCCACGGCCGGCCAGGAGCCGCTCACCGGGCCGGTCGATCTTTATGAAGCCATGGCACGGGCGATCAAATACAACCTCGACGGCCGGGTCGAATGGATGAACCTCGCGCTGAGCCGCAAGGAGCTCGATCTTCAGCGCCATGACATGCTGCCCAAGCTCGTCGCGTCGCTCGACTACACGGGCCGCGACAGCGACGCGGGCGGCAGCAGCCGCTCGCTGCTGAGCGGGCGCACTTCGCTGGAGCCGTCCACCTCGTCCGACCGCAGCGTGCTGGCGGGCGAGCTCGCCCTGAGCTGGGACGTACTCGACTTCGGGCTGTCGTACGTGCGCGCGCAGCAGACGGCCGATCAGGTCAACATCGCCGAGGAGCGCAGGCGCAAGGTGTTCAACCGGCTGGTCGAGGACGTGCGCACCGCCTACTGGCGCGCGGTGAGCGCCGAACGCCTGATGAACCAGATCGAGGAACTGCAGCGCAGCACGCAGGCGGCGCTCGAACTGGCCGAGCAGCAGGAAAAGGTGGGGCTGAGTTCGCCGCTCGCGCCGCTGGGCTACCAGCGCGAGATGCTCGGCATCCGCCGCGACATCCAGGCCCTGGCCCGCGAGCTCGGCGTGGCCAAGCGGCAGTTGGGCGCCTTGATGAACCTGCCGCCGCGCACCGCCTACCGCGTGGCCCTTCCACCCACTTCCATCGACTGGGAGCCGCAGCCGCTGGCGGGCGGGAACGCCAATGACGGGGAGGCGCTGCTGCGCATGGCGATCGAGAACCGCCCCGAACTGCGCGAGGTGGCCTACCAGCTGCGCAGCAACGACCGGGAGGCCACGGCCGCCTACCTGCGCATGCTGCCGAGCCTGCGGGTGTCCGTCAGCAGCAACCACAGCGACAACAGCTTTCTCTACAACGGCAACTGGGTGGGGTGGGGCGCGCGGGCGAGCTGGAATCTGCTGAACGTGTTCCGCCTGCCCGCGGAGCAGCAGAAGATCAGGGCGCAGGGCCAGTCGCTCGACCACCGCCAACTGGCGCTCACGACGGCGGTGGCCACGCAGGTGGAGGTGTCCCAGGCGCGCTACGTGCTGCGGCTCGAGGAATTCCGGACGGCCCGGCGCTTTCACGAGGTACAGGTCCGGATCGAGGCGCAGATCGAAGCCGGGGTCCAGGTCGGGACGCTCGGCCGCCAGGCGCTCATCCGCGAACGGATGAACACGCTGGTCTCGAAGGTGCGCTACGACATGGCGCTTGCGGACCTGCAGAACGCCTATGCGAATGTCTACGCCTCGCTGGGCATCGATCCGGTCACGGTGGAGATGCGCACCACAGAGCCCGTGGCCTCGCTCAGCGCCAAGCTGCGGGCGATGTGGGCGCAGCGGCGCGACCCGGCCGCCATGCAGGAGCCGTCCGCGCCCACCGGCACGGCACCCCAAACCCCGGAGGGCTGATGAAATGTCTTGCCTGAAGCACAAGAAAGCCGCCGCGGGCCTCGCGCTCGCATGGCTGGCATGGCCGGCCTTGGCCCAGACCGACGAGGCGCTCCACGCCGAGGGCACGCGCGGCGTGCTGCGCGCGCAGCACGAGGCCGTGCTGGCTTCGAGCATTTCCGAGCGCATCGTGCGCATGCCCTTGCGCGAGGGTGACCGCTTCCAGAAGGGCCAGACGCTGGTGGCCTTCGACTGCAGCCGCCTGCAGGCCGAGCTGCGCGCGGCGCAGGCCGGCCAGGCGGCCGAGGCGCGCAATGCCCAGGTGCAGGCCGAACTGCTCGCGATGCAGGCGGCGGGCCGGGTCGAGGCCGAGATCGCCCGCCACAAGGAGACGGAGCGGACGGCCCAGGTCGACACCATCCGCGCGCGCATGGTCGGCTGCCGCGTGGTGGCGCCGTTCTCCGGCCGGGTGGTCGAGACCTTCGCCCGGCCGCACGAGACGCCGCCGGCCAACGAGAGGCTGTTGCACATCGTGAGCGACGGCGCGCTCGAACTGCATGTGGTGGTGCCGTCGCGATGGCTCGGCTGGCTGCGCGCGGGGTCGGCCATGCAGTTCAGGGTCGACGAAACCGGCGACCTGCTGCAGGCGGAGGTGAAACGCATCGCCGCCGCCGTCGACGCCGTGAGCCAGACCGTGAAGGTGGTGGCGTCGGTGCCGCATGCGCCGGCCGGCGTGCTGCCGGGCATGAGCGGGCGGGTGGTGACCGATCGGCCCCCGGCGCCCGGGCTCGCGGTCGCGGTGGAGCGTTCGCCGGCCTCCTACCCGTCCCGGGGCCGGCCGTCGCGGTGAGCACGATGCCGCGGCTCGCTGCTCCTGCCCCGCGTCCCGATGCGGACAGCCTGCGCCCGACCAGCGTGCAGCTGATCCGCATCGAGGGCGAACTGCGCCAGTGCGCGGCGAAGGACGCGCTCTGGCAGCACCTGGCCAACGAGCCGGTGATGCTGCTGCCTTTCGACACCGCCCTGGTGTTCGAGGCCGGTGGCGGCCGCAGGCGCATGCGCTGGAAGGCCGTGGCCGTGTCCGCGCTGGCGCAGGTCCATCGCGATGCGCCGATGACGCGCTGGTACGAGGACATGGTCGCGAAGGCATGGTCGAGCACCCAGGGCGCGACCGGCGTCTACCTGTTCGAACTGTCCGCGCACGCCGATCTCTCCGATCCCTGCGCAGACGATGCGGCGCTGGCGCATCTGATGTGGGTGCCGCTGGTCGACCTGGGGCAGCCCGTGCGTGCCGGCTGGCTGCTGGCGCGCCGCACGCCCTGGGAGCCGGCGCACCAGACGCTCGCGGCCCGGCTGGCGGCTGCCTACGCCCACGGGTTGAGTGCCATCGAAGGGCGCGCGAAACCGCCCGCGCCGTGGCGCCGGCACCGGATCGCGCTGGCGCTCGCGGGGGCCGCGGCCGTGCTCGCGCTGGTCTTCGTGCAGGTGCCGCTGACCACGCTCGCGCCGGTCGAGGTCATGCCCGAGGCGCCTTTCGTCGTGGCGGCCCCGGTGCCGGGCGTGGTCGAGCGGATCCTGGTGGCGCCGGGCACGCGGGTGAGCGAGGGCTCGCCGCTGGTGCAGCTGGTCGACACCACGCTGCGCAGCGATTTCGAGGTGGCCGGCCGCAAGCTCGGCGTGGCACGCGCGCGCAAGCTGCGCCTGCAGCAGGCGGCCGTGGTCGACCCGACCGCCAAGCGGGAGTTGGCGATCGCGCGCAGCGAGGAACTCGTGGCGCGGGCCGAGCGCGACTACGCCCGCGCCATGCTCGAGAAGGCCGTCATCCGCGCGCCGCGCGAAGGCGTCGTGCTCTATGGCGACCCGCGCGACTGGATGGGGCGGCCGGTGGCCGTGGGCGAGGCGATCATGCGCGTGGCCGATCCCGGGCGGGTGGAGTACCGCATCAAGGTCGCCGTCGCCGATGCGGTCAACCTGCGCGAGAACGCCAGCGTCAAGGTGTTCCTCGACGCGGCGCCGCTGGCTCCTTTCGACGCGCGCGTGGTGCGCGCGGCCTACCGCGCCGAGGCCGACGCGGCGGGCGTTTCGAGCTACGTCGTCACCGCCCGGCCCGTGGAACCCTATGTCGCGCCCGAGCGACTGGGCCTGCGCGGCACGGCGCGCCTGTATGGCGAACCCGTGTCGCTGCTCTATTACCTGCTGCGCCGGCCGATCACCGCCGCGCGCCAGTGGACGGGGCTTTGACCGCCATGCCGCACGCCATCAATCGAAGCCAGCGGCTGCCCCCGCTGCGCCAGGATCTCCGGCTCATCGAAGGCGGTGCGCACGGGTCCGCATCCGACGGCACCGCGCAGTGGCGCATTCACGATCCGCTCGCGCAGCGCTTCTACAGCGTCGGTTCCGACGTGGTGGACATGCTGGCGCACTGGGGCGAAGGCAGCGCCGGCGCGCTGCGCGCGGCCATGCTGCGCGAGCGCGGCCGCGCCGCGAGCGACGAGAAGATCGCCGCGCTCTGCGAGTTCCTGCAGCGCAACGAGCTGCTGCGTCCCGTGCCGCAGCAGACCTTCGCGCGCGTGCGCCGGCAGGTCGGGGCGGCCAGGCGTTCGCCAGGCAGCCGCGTGCTGCACGGCTATCTGTTCTTCAAGCTGCCGCTCGCGCGGCCCGATGCCTTTCTGCGCCGCACGCTGGCCTGGGTGCAGGTGTTCTTCGCGCCGGCGCTCTGGTGGACGGCCGCGTTGCTGGGGCTCGTCGGCCTCTATCTGGTGTCGCGGCAATGGGAGCGCTTCGTCGCCACCTTCCCCGACATGCTGTCGGCCGGCGGCATCGCCACCTTCGGCTTGAGCCTGGTGCTGGTCAAGGCGCTGCACGAGCTCGGCCACGGCTACGCGGCCGTGCACATGGGCGCGCGCGTGACCACCATGGGCATGGCCTTCGTCGTGATGGCGCCCATTCTCTACACCGACACCACCGATGCCTGGCGCCTGCCGCACCGGCGCCAGCGCGTGCTGATCGACGCCGCGGGCATGCTGGTGGAGCTGCTGGTGGCCGTGGCCGCGACGCTGGCCTGGGTGTTCCTGCCCGACGGGCCGATGCGCCATGCGGCCTTCGCGCTGGCCACCACCGGCTGGGTGCTCAGCCTGGCGGTGAACCTCAATCCGTTGATGCGCTTCGACGGCTACTACCTGTTCAGCGACCTGCTGGGGCAGCCCAATCTGCAGGAGCGCGCCTTCGCGATGGGGCGCTGGTGGCTGCGCGAGCTGCTGTTCGGCTTCGGCGACGCCGCACCCGAGCCCGCGCGCGGGCGCCGCCGGTTGCTGCTGGTCGGCTTCGCCTATGCCACCTGGCTCTACCGCTTCTTCCTGTTCCTCGGCATCGCGCTGCTGGTCTATCACTACTTCTTCAAGATGCTCGGTATCTTCCTGTTCGCGGTGGAGTTGGGCTGGTTCATCGCGCGGCCCGTCTGGCGCGAACTCCGGATCTGGGCCGTCCGGCGGCGCGAGGCGGGGCCGCGCGGGCGCATCACCGCGCTGCTGCTGCTGGGCCTGCTGGTGGCGCTGCTGCTGCCCTTTCCCTACACGGTGCGCATTCCCGCCATGCTGACCGCGGCGCGAAAGGCGGCGGTCTTCTCGCCACGGGCGGGGCGCATCGAGGCCGTGCACGTGCGGCCGCGCGAGCAGGTCCGCGCGGGGCAGGTTTTGATCGACATGGCCGCACCGGAGATCGAGCAGCGGCTGCACAGCGCGCGCGCGAACCTGGCGCTGCTGCGGGAGCGCCTGGCGCGGCGGGGTGTGGACGAAAGCGACCTGTCGGCCAGCATGGTGCTCGCGCACGAACTCGGGCTCGAGCACGAGCGCATCGAAGGCCTGGAACGCGAGCGCGACCGCCTGCAGGTGCGCGCGCCAATGGACGGCGTCATCGCCGAGCTTGCGGAGGAACTCGGACCCGGGCACTGGATCGGCGAGGGCACGCAACTCGCGCTGATCGCCGCGCCGGGCGGCCTCTCGGCGCGCGGCTACGTCGCCGCCCACGACCTGCGGCGCATCGCCGAGGGCGACGAAGGCCGCTTCGTCGACGAGCTCCGCATGCAGCCCGCCCGCGCGCTGCGCCTCGAGCGCGTGGCCACGGCCGCCAGCGAGCACATGGACCACTGGCTGCTGGCGTCGACCCACGGCGGGCCGGTGGCCGCGCGCGCGCAGGGCGGCAGGACCGTGCCCGAGCATGCGGTCTTCGAAGTGACGGCGCTGGCCGCAGCCGCGGGTCCGGCGCATCTGTCGATGACCGAGCTTCGCGGCGAGCTCCGCATCCGCGGTCGTCCCGAGAGCCTGGGCGCGCGGATGTTCAGGCGCGTCGCGCATGTGCTGGTGCGCGAGGCCGGGGCCTGAGGCCGCCGCGCCCGACGAACTCGCCGCCATCCGATCCACCCCCGTCCGTCAGGAGGCCTCAGCGATGAGATCGACGCTTTTTGGTTTTGGTGCTGCTCGGCACGGCAGGGCCGTGGTGCGGGCTGCCCCGCAGGGTCTCGGGATCCAGGCGCTCGAACCGCGGGTGCTGCTCGACGCGGCCGCGGCGCAGACGGTGCAGGAGGCCGCGCAGGAAGCCGCCCCGGCGAACGACGCGGAACTCCCGCCGGTCGATGCGCGCGAGCACGAAGAACTCCTGGCCGCGATGGGTGCGCTCGACCCGCCCGAGGCGGCGCACGCCGCGCCCGCGGCCGGCGGCATCTACTTCATCGACCTCGCATTGCCCGACGCCGACCAGCTTGCCGCGAGTCTGCCCGCGGGTGCGGAGGTGCACTTCATCGGGGCCGATGCCGACGGCGTGGCCTGCATCGCCGAAGCACTGCGTGGACGCAGCGACGTCGGCGCCGTCCACATCCTCGGCCACGGCGAGGCCGGCGCGCTGCGCCTCGGCGCGACGACCCTGACGCTGCAGAGCATGCAGAGCATGCAGGGCGAGCATCGCGACGAACTGGTGGCGATCGCCTCCTCGCTCTCGCAAGAGGCCGACATCCTGATCTACGGCTGCGATTTCGGCGCCGGCGAGACCGGCGCGCGCGCCGTCGAGATGCTCGCGGCGCTGACCGGCGCCGACGTCGCGGCGTCCAGCGACGCCACCGGCGCGGAACGGTTCGGCGGCGATTGGGTGCTGGAAGTGCAGACCGGCGCGATCGAAGCGAAAGCGGCCTCGGCGCCGGAATGGGACTATCTGATGGCGCCGGCGAACCTCAGTATCGGCAGCAATGCCGTCGTGGACGGCTCGTTCGAAGGCGCTTCCTCCGGCTGGACGGTAGGAGGCGGCACCGAGGGGGCGGAAACGCGTCCCGCCTCGTCCTACGGCCTGAACACCGTCGTCGACGGTACTTACGCCGCCGAGGTCGAAGGCCCGATCGGCTCCAGCTATATCGAGCAATCCGTCACCGGGTTGACCCCGGGCGAGACCTACGTACTGAGCTGGTACGGGCATACCCGCCTCGGTCGCTCGACGGGCGCGGACCTCGGCCGCGCCATCGTGAGCAGCGGCGGTACCGAGATCGCGTCGCTGAACTTCCAGACCAGCCGCAGCGGCTGGACGCGGTTCTCGCTGAGCTTCACGGCGCCGGCCGATGGCACCGTGAACCTGCGTTTCCAGTCGCGCGGCAGCACGGGCGCGGACACGGGCTCGGACAGCAACGACGGACGAGGCCTGATCCTCGATGCGGTGCGCCTGGAACCGCAGCATCATGAGGTCGGCTATACCGAGAACGCGGAGGGCGTCGCCATCGCGTCGGCCGACAGCACGCTGATCGACCTGGACAGCACCGACCAGCACTCGCTGACCGTGCGCATCGCCAACGCGCAGGCCGGCGACCTGCTGAGCGTCAGCGGCGCCCTGCCGGCGGGCATTACCGCGAGCTACGACGCCGCCACCACCACCCTCACGCTCAGCGGCAGTGCCAGCGGCGCGGACTACCTCACCGCCCTGCAGGCGGTGCGCTACAGCTCGACGTCGGAGTCGCCATCGGAGGTCACGCGCATGATCGAAGTGGTGGCCAACGACGGCAGCGCCGATTCGAACACGGCCATGACCCGGGTCGCCGTCACAGCGCGCAACGATGCACCCACGCTCGACAGTGCCGTCGACCTGCGTCACTCGGCGCAGGAGGACGCGCCTGCGCCTGCGAACGGCACGGCGGTCGGCGTGCCGGTCTCGACCTTCACCGGCGGCATCGCCGATGTCGATGACGGCGCGAGCAGGGGTGTGGCCATCACGGGCAATGCGCCCAGCAACGGCGTCTGGTGGTACACCACCGACGGCGGCGCCACCTG
It encodes the following:
- a CDS encoding efflux RND transporter periplasmic adaptor subunit; the encoded protein is MSCLKHKKAAAGLALAWLAWPALAQTDEALHAEGTRGVLRAQHEAVLASSISERIVRMPLREGDRFQKGQTLVAFDCSRLQAELRAAQAGQAAEARNAQVQAELLAMQAAGRVEAEIARHKETERTAQVDTIRARMVGCRVVAPFSGRVVETFARPHETPPANERLLHIVSDGALELHVVVPSRWLGWLRAGSAMQFRVDETGDLLQAEVKRIAAAVDAVSQTVKVVASVPHAPAGVLPGMSGRVVTDRPPAPGLAVAVERSPASYPSRGRPSR
- a CDS encoding TolC family protein, yielding MQPEPFAQDEHRARSVDLLQRATAGQEPLTGPVDLYEAMARAIKYNLDGRVEWMNLALSRKELDLQRHDMLPKLVASLDYTGRDSDAGGSSRSLLSGRTSLEPSTSSDRSVLAGELALSWDVLDFGLSYVRAQQTADQVNIAEERRRKVFNRLVEDVRTAYWRAVSAERLMNQIEELQRSTQAALELAEQQEKVGLSSPLAPLGYQREMLGIRRDIQALARELGVAKRQLGALMNLPPRTAYRVALPPTSIDWEPQPLAGGNANDGEALLRMAIENRPELREVAYQLRSNDREATAAYLRMLPSLRVSVSSNHSDNSFLYNGNWVGWGARASWNLLNVFRLPAEQQKIRAQGQSLDHRQLALTTAVATQVEVSQARYVLRLEEFRTARRFHEVQVRIEAQIEAGVQVGTLGRQALIRERMNTLVSKVRYDMALADLQNAYANVYASLGIDPVTVEMRTTEPVASLSAKLRAMWAQRRDPAAMQEPSAPTGTAPQTPEG
- a CDS encoding HlyD family efflux transporter periplasmic adaptor subunit; the protein is MPRLAAPAPRPDADSLRPTSVQLIRIEGELRQCAAKDALWQHLANEPVMLLPFDTALVFEAGGGRRRMRWKAVAVSALAQVHRDAPMTRWYEDMVAKAWSSTQGATGVYLFELSAHADLSDPCADDAALAHLMWVPLVDLGQPVRAGWLLARRTPWEPAHQTLAARLAAAYAHGLSAIEGRAKPPAPWRRHRIALALAGAAAVLALVFVQVPLTTLAPVEVMPEAPFVVAAPVPGVVERILVAPGTRVSEGSPLVQLVDTTLRSDFEVAGRKLGVARARKLRLQQAAVVDPTAKRELAIARSEELVARAERDYARAMLEKAVIRAPREGVVLYGDPRDWMGRPVAVGEAIMRVADPGRVEYRIKVAVADAVNLRENASVKVFLDAAPLAPFDARVVRAAYRAEADAAGVSSYVVTARPVEPYVAPERLGLRGTARLYGEPVSLLYYLLRRPITAARQWTGL
- a CDS encoding HlyD family efflux transporter periplasmic adaptor subunit, translating into MPHAINRSQRLPPLRQDLRLIEGGAHGSASDGTAQWRIHDPLAQRFYSVGSDVVDMLAHWGEGSAGALRAAMLRERGRAASDEKIAALCEFLQRNELLRPVPQQTFARVRRQVGAARRSPGSRVLHGYLFFKLPLARPDAFLRRTLAWVQVFFAPALWWTAALLGLVGLYLVSRQWERFVATFPDMLSAGGIATFGLSLVLVKALHELGHGYAAVHMGARVTTMGMAFVVMAPILYTDTTDAWRLPHRRQRVLIDAAGMLVELLVAVAATLAWVFLPDGPMRHAAFALATTGWVLSLAVNLNPLMRFDGYYLFSDLLGQPNLQERAFAMGRWWLRELLFGFGDAAPEPARGRRRLLLVGFAYATWLYRFFLFLGIALLVYHYFFKMLGIFLFAVELGWFIARPVWRELRIWAVRRREAGPRGRITALLLLGLLVALLLPFPYTVRIPAMLTAARKAAVFSPRAGRIEAVHVRPREQVRAGQVLIDMAAPEIEQRLHSARANLALLRERLARRGVDESDLSASMVLAHELGLEHERIEGLERERDRLQVRAPMDGVIAELAEELGPGHWIGEGTQLALIAAPGGLSARGYVAAHDLRRIAEGDEGRFVDELRMQPARALRLERVATAASEHMDHWLLASTHGGPVAARAQGGRTVPEHAVFEVTALAAAAGPAHLSMTELRGELRIRGRPESLGARMFRRVAHVLVREAGA
- a CDS encoding ClpXP protease specificity-enhancing factor, producing MINALESSSTRPYLIRALYEWCTDNGFTPYVAVQVDDTVQVPREYVKNGEIVLNISFDATSSLKLGNDFIEFKARFAGTAREIVVPVGRVIAIYARENGQGMAFPLPVPAQGGDDGTASATPQARTPLRDASRGSEGDAGKIVHLVSGEEPDETVGSGENGPPDEPPRPPAGGGSRPSLKRVK